The nucleotide window TCGACGCCGGCGCGGCTGAATTCCTCCGCCGTCGCCAGGCTGACCGACAGCTCGCCCTCCTCCAGACCACTGGCGTCCACCAGGGCGATGTCCGCCTTGAACGGCTGATTGAGCGCCGAATGCTGGGTGATGTCGCCCAACCCGAGCGCAGGGGCCAATGCCGAGTAAGTGAAGGCACCACCGACCAGCAGCAGCCTGGCGCAACACCGCAATACAACGTGCCAACTCTCGAGCATGAGCATCCCTTAGATAACCAGAACCAACCTGTACGCGTTCGTACATCCGGTACGAACACGATATTGCCTAGTAGTTCTTTATAGTCTGCCCAACGGGGTATCTCAAAAGTCCGGCGCGTGGTTGTGACTCAAGATTTTTCCAGGTTGGCCAGAATGTGCCCGTGGACACGCATACAGACCTTCAAATCCGCCTCATCGACACCTTCGAACAACTCGTGGCGCAGTTGAGTGGCAATGGTTTCAATTTGTTCGATCAACGGCCGGGCCGAGGCACAGAGGACGATTTTTTTCGCCCGGCGGTCTTCCAGCACGGACTGGCGTTGCACCAGGCCCTGACTTTCCAGGCTGTCGAGCAGCCGAGCCAGAGTCGGCCCTTCGACGCCGACGCTTTGCGCCAGTTCGCGCTGGGTCGGGGCATCATCGAAACGCGCCAGGTGCAGCAGCACCAGCCAGCGTGCCTGGGACAGACCCAGGCCAGCCAGTCGGCGGTCCAGTTCGGCACGCCAGCCTCGAGACATCTGGGCCAGTTGCATGCCAAAGCGGTGTTGATCGGTTAACGGCATAAAAAACTCATGGTTAGACTGAAATAGAGAAAAACTAATTATTAGTCAGCTAAGCATGACCTTTGGCTATAGGCAAGGTGTGCGCTGTACTGAATCGATACATCTGTGCGACAGGTCATTCAGATTTCGAATTCCGACTGCAGAGCGGCACGCACGCAATACAAAACACCTTCCGGCACCCGCCCTGCGAACAGCGCGGCAATCTCCGACACGGGCGGCAGTTCGCCTTCGCCGTCGAGGAAGGCGTCCTGGACTTCGCCCATCAAGTCTTCGGGCAGGTCCAGCGCCTGTTCCAGCGACAACTGCTGCTTGCCGATGGCCTCGGCGAGCATCGTGTAGACGTTCTTTTCCGAGCATTGCAACTGACCGGCGATCTGCAGGGGTGTCATGCCGGCCCGGGCGAGCGTGATCAGCTCGTGGCGCACATCGGCCACCACTTTCGGCGCCTCGACCTGACCGCCGAGCACTTCGAGGAAGGCCTCGCCGTAACGTTCCAGCTTGCGCGCGCCGACGCCGCTGACTGTGGCCATTTCCGCCAGCGAAGTTGGCTGGCTGCGGAGCATTTCCAGCAGCGTCGAGTCGGGGAAGATAACGTACGGCGGCACGCCATGCTCTTCGGCGAGTTTGCGGCGCAAGGCACGCAAGGCTTCCCACTGTTCGCGCTCTTCACCGCGAACCAGTTGGCTGGCCTGGCTCTTGCTGCTTTTGGCGGTGGTTTGCGGCTTGAGGTCGCGGCGCAGTTCCAGGGTCACTTCGCCCTTGAGCAACGGCCGGCAGGTGTCGCTCAGGCGCAGCCCGCCGTAGCCCTCGAGGTCGATGTCCGCCAGACCGCGGGCCACCAGCTGTCGGAACAACGAGCGCCATTCACTTTCGCCCAGCGCTTTGCCTACGCCGTATACCGACAAATGCTGATGGCCGAAGCTGCGGACCTTTTCGTTGTCCTTGCCCAGCAACACGTCCACCAGATGACCGACGCCGTAGCGCTGGCCGGTGCGGTAGATCGCCGACAGCGCCTGACGGGCCGGCTCGGTGGCGTCCCATGTCTGTACGCCATCGACGCAGTTGTCGCAGTGGCCGCAGGGCTCGGGCATGTCTTCGTCGAAGTACGCCAGCAGCGTCTGGCGGCGGCAGCGGGTTTCTTCGCAGAGCGAGAGCATGGCGTCGAGCTTGTGCTGTTCCAGACGCTTGTGGCGCTCGTCGCCTTCGGAGTTTTGCAGCATCTGCTTGAGCATCACCACGTCTTGCAGGCCGTAGGCCATCCAGGCATCCGCCGGCAGGCCGTCACGACCGCCGCGACCGGTTTCCTGATAGTAGGCCTCAAGGGACTTCGGCAGATCGAGGTGCGCCACAAAACGCACGTTGGGCTTGTCGATGCCCATGCCGAACGCCACGGTGGCGACCATGATCAGGCCTTCTTCGTTGAGGAAGCGCTTCTGGTGATGAGCCCGTGTGTCGTTGGGCAGGCCGGCGTGGTACGGCAACGCCGGGAAACCTTGCTCGCTGAGGAACACCGCCACTTCGTCGACCTTTTTGCGCGACAGGCAGTAAACGATGCCGGCATCGCTGCGCCGCTCGGCGAGAAACGCCAGCAACTGCTTGCGCGGCTGCTCCTTGGGCACGATGCGATAGAAAATGTTGGGGCGGTCGAAACTCGACAGAAAGCGCTCGGCATCCTGCAAATGCAGGCGATCGACGATTTCTTCCCGGGTGCGCTTATCGGCGGTGGCGGTCAGGGCGATGCGCGGGACGTTGGGGAACAGCTCCGCCAACTGGCCCAGTTGCAGGTATTCACGGCGGAAGTCGTGGCCCCATTGGGACACGCAATGCGCTTCGTCGATGGCGAACAGAGCAATTTCAAGGCTTTGCAGGAAGGCCAGCATCCGCGGCTGAACCAGACGCTCGGGCGCCAGATACAGCATTTTCACTTCGCCACGCTTGATCCGCGCCGCCAGATCACGCTGTTGTTCCGCGCTCAACGTAGAGTTCAACGCCGCCGCCGCAACGCCCAGCTCTTCGAGGGTCGCGACCTGATCGTCCATCAGCGCGATCAGCGGCGACACCACCACCGCCAGGCCCTCGCGCAGCAGCGCCGGCACCTGGAAGCACAAGGACTTGCCGCCACCGGTAGGCATCAGCACCAGGGCGTCGCCGCCACTGGCCACGCGCTCAATGATTGCACCCTGACGGCCACGGAAACGGTCGTAGCCGAAGATGTCCTTGAGGACGCGTTGAGCCTGTTCGAGCATAAAAACTCCAAAAATCACCGAAACATCCCTGCAAGGCTGGTTCAGAATCACGCAGGTTGCACTGACAAATCGTAAGTGCGCATTGCATGACGCTTCACATTTCAGCCCGGATGCCAGCAGGGCATCACAAAACGCGGGA belongs to Pseudomonas sp. B21-015 and includes:
- a CDS encoding MarR family transcriptional regulator — its product is MPLTDQHRFGMQLAQMSRGWRAELDRRLAGLGLSQARWLVLLHLARFDDAPTQRELAQSVGVEGPTLARLLDSLESQGLVQRQSVLEDRRAKKIVLCASARPLIEQIETIATQLRHELFEGVDEADLKVCMRVHGHILANLEKS
- the recQ gene encoding DNA helicase RecQ, translating into MLEQAQRVLKDIFGYDRFRGRQGAIIERVASGGDALVLMPTGGGKSLCFQVPALLREGLAVVVSPLIALMDDQVATLEELGVAAAALNSTLSAEQQRDLAARIKRGEVKMLYLAPERLVQPRMLAFLQSLEIALFAIDEAHCVSQWGHDFRREYLQLGQLAELFPNVPRIALTATADKRTREEIVDRLHLQDAERFLSSFDRPNIFYRIVPKEQPRKQLLAFLAERRSDAGIVYCLSRKKVDEVAVFLSEQGFPALPYHAGLPNDTRAHHQKRFLNEEGLIMVATVAFGMGIDKPNVRFVAHLDLPKSLEAYYQETGRGGRDGLPADAWMAYGLQDVVMLKQMLQNSEGDERHKRLEQHKLDAMLSLCEETRCRRQTLLAYFDEDMPEPCGHCDNCVDGVQTWDATEPARQALSAIYRTGQRYGVGHLVDVLLGKDNEKVRSFGHQHLSVYGVGKALGESEWRSLFRQLVARGLADIDLEGYGGLRLSDTCRPLLKGEVTLELRRDLKPQTTAKSSKSQASQLVRGEEREQWEALRALRRKLAEEHGVPPYVIFPDSTLLEMLRSQPTSLAEMATVSGVGARKLERYGEAFLEVLGGQVEAPKVVADVRHELITLARAGMTPLQIAGQLQCSEKNVYTMLAEAIGKQQLSLEQALDLPEDLMGEVQDAFLDGEGELPPVSEIAALFAGRVPEGVLYCVRAALQSEFEI